One part of the Nymphaea colorata isolate Beijing-Zhang1983 chromosome 8, ASM883128v2, whole genome shotgun sequence genome encodes these proteins:
- the LOC116258823 gene encoding trihelix transcription factor ENAP2-like: MAADASSPSPSPSPSRSSSPPPTGDPPSSSPTPKKPPPGPWSHQESIHLIDAYQERWYALGRGQLRARHWEEVASSLAARCGLHRPAKTSTQCRHKIEKLRKRYRAELQKEASGSCESRWILYPRMDLLEKGPSSILRAVHPPRSLPPLESPSPISYRHAEAEAVPRFGSVGRKPSAAGGVAGARGPCSPGPSLNPNPNPSFPKRKRTASPAAAPALEEQEALLELASAVRSIGDGLMRVENLKMEMMRDMERSRMDMEMKRTEMILESQREIAEVIAKAYCSKKKYKRLSSPDS, from the coding sequence ATGGCTGCCGACGCCTCCTCCCCTTCCCCTTCTCCTTCCCCCTCTCgttcctcttctcctcctcccacGGGCGACCCTCCCTCCTCTTCCCCCACCCCGAAGAAACCCCCTCCTGGCCCCTGGTCTCACCAGGAGTCCATCCACCTGATCGACGCCTACCAGGAGCGATGGTACGCCCTCGGCCGCGGCCAGCTCCGCGCCCGCCACTGGGAGGAGGTCGCCTCCTCCCTTGCCGCCCGATGCGGCCTCCACCGTCCGGCCAAAACCTCCACGCAGTGCCGCCACAAGATCGAGAAGCTTCGCAAGCGCTACCGCGCCGAGTTACAGAAGGAGGCCTCCGGCTCCTGCGAGTCTCGTTGGATCCTCTACCCTCGGATGGATCTTCTCGAGAAAGGGCCGTCTTCCATCCTCCGGGCTGTCCACCCTCCGCGCTCCCTTCCGCCCTTGGAGTCCCCCTCGCCGATCTCGTATCGTCACGCTGAAGCGGAGGCCGTTCCGAGGTTCGGTTCCGTTGGTCGGAAGCCTAGCGCCGCCGGTGGCGTTGCTGGCGCACGTGGCCCTTGCAGCCCCGGCCCTAGCCTGAACCCTAATCCTAACCCTAGTTTCCCGAAACGGAAACGGACGGCGAGTCCGGCCGCCGCCCCGGCGTTGGAGGAGCAGGAGGCGCTCCTGGAGCTCGCCTCGGCGGTTAGGTCGATCGGCGACGGGTTGATGCGCGTCGAGAATCTGAAGATGGAGATGATGCGGGACATGGAGCGGTCAAGGATGGATATGGAGATGAAGCGAACAGAAATGATCCTTGAATCGCAGCGGGAGATCGCGGAGGTTATCGCCAAGGCTTACTGCTCCAAGAAGAAGTACAAGAGGCTGAGCTCGCCGGACTCGTGA